From Bacillus sp. FSL K6-3431, the proteins below share one genomic window:
- a CDS encoding ABC transporter substrate-binding protein, whose translation MNKKFSALIIMFMLILVLAGCKSGGNLAGSDDSGGDTKGNDKGDSEQVEEEGAELVFDSSTEGEVTFWTFTPDVYKEIVTGFNKEYPNVKVNLVGMEFADMHDKLQTTLAAGSGAPDVAQVEQGQFSRYVTGDLLEDLLQPPYDAGRYQEMVSEYNWERWKSVDGKELLGIPWDVTPGVFYYRADLYDQMGLPSEPEELGEFLKEKDNVLAAAQTFAANGIYMFEWRDSPAVQYGDAVGYFDSEYNWLRNTEEMAELLDFVKRGNQLGWAPQISVLYDDEGKQLVNQGKVASFPIGSFGARELKTIFPEQSGKWRATTMPLGLNVGLGGSTFVMPSQGENKDAAWAFVEWMNQAEEAWKVFTEHSIQPAWKHITALPWYQEHTNEYLGGQQDYKLYDSIDDNIPVRRLTPLDGAAWPLYIEKVAESMDNNIDSKTTLQQIEDNVEKQLGPEIEKLKAELAN comes from the coding sequence TTGAATAAGAAGTTTAGCGCATTAATTATTATGTTCATGCTTATTTTAGTCTTGGCAGGATGTAAAAGCGGGGGCAATCTTGCCGGTAGCGATGATAGTGGCGGAGATACAAAGGGGAATGACAAAGGTGACAGCGAGCAGGTAGAAGAAGAAGGAGCGGAGCTTGTCTTCGACTCTAGTACTGAAGGGGAAGTAACCTTTTGGACGTTTACTCCAGACGTATATAAGGAAATTGTAACTGGATTCAACAAAGAATATCCAAATGTTAAAGTGAATCTTGTTGGTATGGAGTTTGCCGACATGCATGACAAGCTACAAACAACTCTGGCAGCTGGGAGCGGTGCACCTGATGTAGCCCAAGTTGAGCAAGGACAATTTTCCAGATATGTTACCGGGGATTTGTTGGAAGACTTACTTCAGCCTCCATATGATGCAGGGAGATATCAGGAGATGGTTTCCGAGTATAATTGGGAGCGTTGGAAATCGGTTGATGGAAAAGAATTACTTGGTATACCTTGGGATGTAACACCAGGTGTATTCTACTACCGTGCAGATTTATATGATCAAATGGGACTTCCGAGTGAACCAGAAGAGCTTGGTGAATTTTTAAAAGAGAAGGATAATGTGTTAGCCGCAGCACAGACGTTTGCAGCTAATGGAATATATATGTTTGAATGGCGAGACTCTCCTGCAGTTCAATACGGGGATGCGGTAGGTTACTTTGATAGCGAATACAATTGGCTTAGAAATACAGAGGAAATGGCTGAACTACTTGATTTTGTGAAAAGAGGAAATCAACTAGGGTGGGCGCCTCAAATTTCCGTGCTTTATGATGATGAAGGAAAGCAATTAGTGAACCAAGGTAAGGTGGCATCTTTCCCAATCGGAAGCTTTGGTGCGCGTGAATTAAAAACTATCTTCCCAGAGCAATCAGGAAAATGGAGAGCAACAACCATGCCACTAGGATTAAATGTTGGGCTTGGTGGATCAACATTCGTGATGCCATCCCAAGGTGAAAATAAAGATGCTGCCTGGGCATTTGTTGAATGGATGAACCAGGCTGAAGAAGCTTGGAAGGTATTTACTGAGCACTCCATCCAGCCAGCTTGGAAACATATTACCGCTCTGCCTTGGTATCAAGAGCATACAAATGAATATCTTGGTGGACAACAAGATTATAAATTATACGATTCTATTGATGATAATATCCCAGTACGCCGTTTGACGCCGCTTGATGGTGCTGCATGGCCGCTATACATCGAAAAAGTAGCGGAATCCATGGATAATAATATCGACTCCAAAACAACATTGCAACAAATTGAAGATAATGTTGAGAAGCAGCTCGGCCCTGAAATCGAGAAGCTGAAAGCTGAACTCGCCAACTAA
- a CDS encoding glycoside hydrolase family 2 protein, with translation MTFRQEYPRPQFVRKDWFNLNGEWDFAFDQDQVGMKEKWFKKGTDFDRKINVPFAYQAKLSGIHDPSFCDHVWYRRSFTTPKEWQEERVIIHFGAVDYRAWIYVNEHLVGFHEGGHTSFSFDITDCLTWEKEEIVVRVEDPSTDETIPRGKQFWQEKSEGIWYTRTTGIWQTVWLEPVNETSISKLRLTPDVDGGNIKVEFDVTGNFSNTEVEIEIFFNNKKVATDTIRIYERYNKRTINLYNHYIFRTGFHYESWGWTPEHPNLFDIRMKLVDVDENEVLDDIDSYFGMRKIHRENGMVYLNNRPYYQKLVLDQGYWPDGLLTAPDDADLKKDIELALELGFNGCRKHQKVEDPRFLYWADQLGFLVWGECGASPSFSETAVSRLTKEWIEIIERDYNHPSLVAWVPLNESWGVPSIRSDKQQQNHSLAMYHLVHSLDPTRLVISNDGWELTKTDICAVHNYNHGNKYEKEKYDYYKFSLSTKESILKSQPAHRNIYVEGHEHHGEPILLTEFGGIGFKVGEDTGWGYSSVDNVEDFINDYRRIMEAVYASNILHGYCYTQLTDVEQEINGLLTYNREPKCEMKKIKEINQLWHLDIIET, from the coding sequence ATGACATTTAGACAAGAGTATCCAAGACCGCAGTTTGTGAGAAAAGATTGGTTTAATTTAAATGGAGAATGGGACTTTGCATTTGATCAAGATCAGGTTGGCATGAAGGAAAAATGGTTCAAAAAAGGAACAGATTTTGATCGGAAAATTAATGTTCCATTTGCTTATCAGGCAAAGTTGAGCGGTATTCATGATCCGTCTTTTTGCGACCATGTCTGGTATCGCAGAAGTTTTACAACACCGAAAGAATGGCAAGAAGAGCGTGTCATCATTCATTTTGGTGCAGTTGATTATCGAGCGTGGATTTATGTGAATGAACACTTGGTAGGTTTTCATGAAGGTGGTCATACTTCGTTCTCTTTCGATATTACTGATTGTTTAACATGGGAAAAGGAAGAAATTGTTGTGAGGGTAGAAGATCCATCAACAGATGAAACAATACCTAGAGGAAAGCAATTTTGGCAGGAAAAGTCCGAGGGCATTTGGTATACAAGGACAACAGGGATTTGGCAAACAGTATGGTTGGAACCGGTGAATGAGACGAGTATTAGCAAACTACGGCTGACCCCTGATGTAGATGGAGGCAATATTAAAGTTGAGTTCGATGTAACAGGCAATTTTTCTAATACAGAGGTTGAGATTGAAATCTTTTTTAATAATAAAAAAGTGGCAACTGATACGATCCGTATTTACGAGCGTTATAATAAGCGAACGATCAATTTGTACAATCACTATATTTTTAGGACAGGTTTTCACTATGAAAGCTGGGGGTGGACACCTGAGCATCCAAATTTATTTGATATTCGTATGAAGCTGGTTGATGTAGATGAAAATGAAGTACTGGACGACATTGATTCATACTTCGGGATGAGAAAAATTCATCGTGAAAACGGCATGGTCTATTTAAATAATCGTCCTTATTATCAAAAACTTGTACTTGATCAAGGCTACTGGCCAGATGGGCTGCTCACAGCCCCAGACGATGCTGACTTGAAAAAAGATATAGAGCTTGCACTTGAACTTGGCTTCAATGGTTGTAGGAAACATCAAAAAGTAGAGGACCCGCGCTTTTTATATTGGGCAGATCAATTAGGTTTTCTTGTGTGGGGGGAATGTGGTGCATCACCGTCCTTTAGCGAAACGGCTGTTTCTAGGTTAACGAAAGAATGGATTGAAATAATTGAGCGTGATTATAACCATCCATCGCTTGTTGCTTGGGTTCCTTTAAATGAGAGTTGGGGAGTTCCTAGTATTCGATCAGATAAACAACAACAGAACCACTCACTTGCAATGTATCATCTTGTTCACTCACTTGATCCAACACGACTTGTCATATCGAATGATGGTTGGGAATTAACAAAAACCGATATATGTGCTGTTCATAATTATAATCATGGCAATAAATATGAAAAAGAGAAATATGATTATTACAAGTTCTCATTGTCCACGAAGGAAAGCATTCTTAAATCACAGCCCGCACACCGGAATATTTATGTAGAGGGGCATGAGCATCACGGTGAACCGATATTGTTGACAGAATTCGGTGGGATTGGTTTTAAAGTCGGAGAGGACACCGGCTGGGGTTATTCGTCTGTTGATAATGTCGAAGATTTCATCAATGATTATCGGCGGATCATGGAAGCAGTCTATGCATCTAACATTTTGCATGGTTATTGCTATACACAGCTAACAGATGTGGAACAGGAGATTAATGGTTTACTAACATACAATAGAGAACCTAAATGTGAGATGAAGAAAATAAAAGAAATTAATCAGTTGTGGCATTTGGATATTATTGAAACATAA
- a CDS encoding glycoside hydrolase family 43 protein, whose protein sequence is MVNSHKENQKMVTYSNPVGGMNKIGDPFVLKKENSYYMYATSEPNFGFKVWKSDNLVNWEEKGLAYVHHEQPNKWATGDFWAPEVIHRNNRYYMTYSARNKDGHLQISVAASSDPLGPFTDISTEIIKQEGSYIDGHIFIGDDGTPYLYYVKDCSENKINGNHVSQILVQEMNKEITDVLGEPRLLLEPDQPWEGIEGDYQWNEGPFVMKDGQTYYLMYSANCFASSDYSVGYATSDQPLGPFKKATENPILAKNLSINISGPGHNSVTIGPDDKTLYIVYHTHTNPDAPSGNRQMNIDRLYFEEGKLIVDGPIVNEQTIKIK, encoded by the coding sequence TTGGTTAATTCTCATAAAGAAAATCAGAAGATGGTCACTTATTCGAATCCAGTAGGTGGAATGAACAAGATTGGTGATCCATTTGTTTTAAAAAAAGAGAATTCATATTATATGTATGCTACATCTGAACCCAATTTTGGTTTTAAAGTTTGGAAATCTGACAATCTCGTTAACTGGGAAGAAAAAGGATTGGCGTATGTTCACCACGAACAACCAAATAAATGGGCAACTGGTGACTTTTGGGCTCCAGAAGTGATTCACCGTAACAATCGGTATTATATGACATACAGTGCACGTAACAAGGATGGGCATTTGCAAATATCAGTTGCAGCAAGCAGTGACCCACTCGGTCCATTTACGGATATTAGCACTGAAATAATTAAACAGGAAGGCTCATATATTGATGGCCATATATTTATAGGAGATGATGGTACTCCTTATTTATATTACGTAAAGGATTGCTCCGAAAATAAAATAAATGGTAATCATGTCAGTCAGATCTTAGTACAGGAAATGAACAAGGAGATAACGGATGTACTTGGGGAACCACGACTTTTATTGGAGCCTGACCAGCCTTGGGAGGGGATCGAAGGTGACTATCAATGGAATGAAGGGCCTTTCGTTATGAAAGATGGGCAAACATATTATCTGATGTATTCGGCGAATTGTTTCGCCAGTTCTGATTATAGTGTGGGCTATGCAACATCAGATCAACCGTTAGGTCCTTTTAAAAAAGCTACTGAAAATCCCATTTTGGCAAAAAATCTATCTATTAATATATCTGGACCAGGTCATAACAGTGTAACGATCGGTCCCGATGATAAAACACTTTATATCGTTTACCATACACATACAAACCCTGATGCACCGAGTGGAAACCGTCAAATGAATATAGATAGATTGTATTTTGAAGAAGGCAAATTAATTGTTGATGGACCTATAGTAAATGAACAGACGATAAAGATAAAATAG
- a CDS encoding ArsR/SmtB family transcription factor, with amino-acid sequence MRTLQLTLDEAIEVSKALANETRMEIIRQLTKGPRNVNEISELLNVPFSTAAANVKILENAGLITTEIVPGRGNQKVNSKRFDRIIIDLEKKIPNIEDIITHELEIGDYVNCKIEPTCGLLSEKGIIHILDEPRSFFEPDRKSAQLVWFRSGFIEYHFPNRIPYGTLVDELSFSVELCSEAPYHNEDWPSDITCWINDSEIGYWTSSGDFGGERGFLTPSWWETHNTQFGVLKYWKINKKGSFIDGVKISSITIDDLRLQEKPYISLMLGVKKESKNQGGINLFGSKFGNYEQGIIMKINYSQIK; translated from the coding sequence TTGAGAACATTACAATTAACGTTAGATGAAGCAATTGAGGTTTCTAAAGCATTGGCAAATGAAACCCGGATGGAAATTATTCGACAGCTAACAAAGGGACCAAGAAATGTGAATGAAATCTCGGAGCTGTTGAATGTGCCTTTTTCTACGGCAGCAGCTAATGTGAAGATACTTGAAAATGCAGGGTTGATTACAACAGAAATTGTTCCAGGGCGTGGAAATCAAAAAGTGAATTCCAAACGATTTGATCGTATTATTATCGATTTGGAAAAAAAGATTCCTAATATTGAAGATATTATTACACATGAGCTAGAGATCGGAGATTATGTAAATTGTAAAATTGAGCCAACATGTGGATTATTAAGCGAAAAGGGAATCATTCATATACTTGATGAGCCACGTTCATTTTTTGAACCGGACAGAAAAAGCGCACAGCTTGTTTGGTTCCGCTCCGGTTTTATTGAATATCATTTTCCGAACAGAATCCCTTATGGGACACTGGTGGATGAGCTAAGTTTCTCTGTTGAGCTATGTTCAGAGGCACCTTACCATAATGAGGATTGGCCTTCTGATATCACGTGTTGGATCAATGACTCTGAAATTGGATATTGGACAAGTTCAGGGGACTTTGGGGGAGAAAGAGGTTTTTTAACTCCAAGCTGGTGGGAGACACATAATACACAATTTGGGGTTTTAAAATATTGGAAAATAAACAAAAAAGGTAGTTTTATTGATGGAGTAAAAATTTCATCCATTACAATAGATGATTTAAGATTACAGGAAAAGCCTTATATTTCTTTAATGTTGGGTGTGAAAAAAGAGTCAAAAAACCAAGGTGGAATAAACTTATTTGGATCTAAATTCGGTAATTATGAGCAAGGAATTATTATGAAAATTAATTACTCACAAATAAAATAA
- a CDS encoding aldose epimerase family protein, producing MKVIEELLGEIDNSLVHSFTLTNDNGLEVSCINYGCAITKIITPDKNGTKENIVLGYDSLEEYVNGSSFLGCVVGRIAGRIGNAEFELDGEKYILAKNENCNHLHGGVKGFDKVIWDAAILESEKLAQVEFSYTSPDGEEGYPGNLKMKVIYTLNNNNEFTIHYEGISDRTTILNVSNHSYFNLSGDLKRDIQDHTLMLKSDRFLDLQEDLMPTGKIIPVEGTTFDFRNGRKIRTGIESNDVQNRLAGGGYDHPFVLNDNHNQEIMLEDSESGRTLTIETNEVGVVVYTASQLPEEGEIYGVPSRKYLGICLETQGLPDAVNKKDFPSWVLEKNKPFSSITKFYFGVK from the coding sequence GTGAAAGTTATAGAGGAATTGTTAGGAGAAATTGATAACTCACTAGTACATTCATTTACGCTAACAAACGACAATGGTTTAGAGGTTAGTTGCATCAACTATGGATGCGCTATCACGAAAATAATAACGCCTGATAAAAACGGTACGAAAGAAAATATTGTCCTTGGTTATGATTCACTAGAAGAATATGTTAATGGTTCATCATTTTTGGGATGTGTTGTAGGAAGGATAGCAGGCCGGATAGGTAATGCTGAGTTTGAATTAGATGGAGAAAAGTATATATTAGCAAAAAATGAAAACTGTAACCATCTTCATGGTGGGGTAAAAGGCTTTGATAAAGTTATTTGGGATGCTGCTATATTGGAAAGTGAAAAGTTGGCCCAGGTGGAGTTCAGCTATACAAGTCCAGACGGAGAAGAAGGTTACCCCGGTAATTTGAAAATGAAGGTTATATACACGCTTAATAATAATAACGAATTCACTATTCACTATGAAGGAATATCTGATCGAACAACCATATTGAATGTAAGCAACCATTCTTATTTTAACCTAAGTGGAGATTTAAAACGTGACATACAAGATCATACTTTAATGTTAAAAAGTGATAGATTTCTAGATTTGCAGGAAGACCTAATGCCAACTGGAAAAATTATTCCAGTGGAAGGTACAACCTTTGATTTCCGTAATGGCCGAAAAATTAGAACCGGAATAGAATCTAATGATGTTCAAAATCGCCTAGCTGGTGGGGGATATGATCATCCGTTTGTTTTGAATGATAATCACAATCAGGAAATTATGCTCGAAGATTCGGAAAGTGGACGGACGTTGACGATAGAAACGAATGAAGTCGGTGTCGTCGTTTATACGGCCAGCCAACTCCCTGAGGAAGGTGAGATTTATGGCGTGCCTTCGCGCAAATATCTTGGAATTTGCCTAGAGACACAAGGATTACCTGATGCAGTTAATAAAAAGGATTTCCCATCATGGGTGCTTGAAAAAAATAAGCCATTTTCTTCAATTACGAAATTTTACTTTGGTGTAAAATAA
- a CDS encoding ABC transporter substrate-binding protein — MKKKWIVITITSVLMALLVITGCTSNNSSTSTGANGEKKIQLTMSAWGNPAEIKVYQRALDEYEKQYPNVKVKLIPVPGDNYEQKLMTELSGNKGNDIFYVGNETISKLIDTDTIADLSEFLSSSDSHVKTDDFADGLWGAARQDGKYYGVSVDANPFLMYYNKNVLKESGVKKTPQDYYDAGEWNWDAFAEITGKIRDAGKKGFVVDNNNEPFFSWIWSNGGKLYDEEGNYILEENEKSQETFKYLAKLVKDGNATYGGSLPKGQGADAMFMSNQVGFVAAGRWLTPMFSENKSLEFDYIPWPTNTGNKMEPTSIGVAFMAVNKESKHLDEAMKFMSFYTSAKGQKARLTDNGNAIPSVAGIDELINEAKVPDHPGYLIQARDIGIIEDQQSLIPGLGKEVTDIMDLMYLGKQDAEKTITDVSKKVKEMIEEHRQQ; from the coding sequence ATGAAAAAGAAATGGATCGTTATTACAATTACATCAGTTCTTATGGCTTTGCTAGTGATTACCGGTTGCACTTCCAATAATAGTAGTACTTCTACCGGTGCCAATGGTGAAAAAAAGATACAACTGACTATGTCAGCTTGGGGAAATCCCGCGGAAATAAAAGTGTATCAAAGGGCATTAGATGAGTATGAAAAACAATATCCAAATGTAAAGGTAAAATTGATTCCTGTTCCTGGGGACAATTATGAACAAAAATTAATGACTGAACTATCAGGAAACAAGGGGAACGATATTTTTTACGTTGGCAACGAGACGATCTCAAAGCTGATTGATACAGATACAATCGCTGATCTAAGTGAATTCCTAAGTAGCTCAGATAGCCATGTAAAAACCGATGATTTTGCAGATGGTTTGTGGGGAGCAGCAAGACAAGACGGTAAATATTATGGTGTAAGTGTTGATGCAAATCCATTTTTAATGTACTACAACAAGAATGTTCTTAAAGAATCGGGTGTTAAGAAAACTCCTCAAGATTACTATGATGCAGGCGAGTGGAATTGGGACGCATTTGCTGAAATTACTGGAAAAATTAGAGATGCCGGTAAAAAAGGATTTGTCGTAGACAATAACAATGAACCTTTTTTCTCTTGGATTTGGTCTAATGGAGGAAAATTATATGATGAAGAAGGAAATTATATTTTAGAAGAAAATGAAAAATCACAAGAAACATTTAAATATCTTGCAAAGCTAGTAAAGGATGGAAATGCCACATATGGTGGTTCCCTACCAAAAGGACAAGGTGCCGATGCGATGTTCATGTCCAACCAAGTTGGATTTGTAGCAGCTGGTCGCTGGTTAACTCCAATGTTTAGTGAAAATAAATCATTAGAATTTGATTATATTCCTTGGCCAACCAACACAGGTAACAAGATGGAACCCACTTCTATTGGAGTTGCTTTTATGGCAGTCAACAAAGAATCAAAACATCTTGATGAAGCAATGAAATTTATGTCCTTCTACACCTCAGCTAAAGGTCAAAAGGCTCGTCTAACGGATAACGGGAATGCCATTCCTTCTGTAGCGGGAATTGATGAACTCATTAATGAAGCAAAAGTGCCAGACCATCCAGGCTATTTGATCCAAGCACGCGATATTGGCATTATTGAAGACCAACAATCACTTATTCCAGGTTTAGGTAAAGAAGTTACCGACATAATGGACCTGATGTACCTCGGAAAACAGGATGCAGAGAAAACAATAACTGATGTTTCAAAGAAAGTAAAAGAAATGATAGAGGAACATAGACAGCAATAA
- a CDS encoding GntR family transcriptional regulator — translation MVKPTKYMIVIDKIKEWIANGDVKPGEKIHSENELAKMFNVSRHTIRQAVGQLVHEGLLYREQGAGTFCSTPPAPQKEVRQNPHQVAQMPGKNIGVITTYISDYIFPSIIRGMESYLTSKGYSLIISSTDNDLDKEKQCLEAMLSRNIDGLIIEPTKSSGYNPNIHYYLELEQKNIPYLMINQYYSQLNPAYIMLDDEKGGFIATTHLINLGHEKIIGVFKTDDMQGVYRMKGFIRAFRENKVPFLNDTIISYTTEDLDTALEDKLKELLANPADIPTGIVCYNDASALAVITILRDNGYSVPNDISVVGYDDSTLAEASEIKLTSVIHPKVQMGMDAAKWIIDAVEQNDPTQQKSIIYEPELVIRNSTRSLLAEKKAN, via the coding sequence ATGGTAAAGCCCACAAAATATATGATAGTGATCGACAAAATAAAGGAATGGATTGCAAACGGTGACGTAAAGCCGGGCGAGAAAATTCATTCTGAAAATGAGTTAGCAAAGATGTTTAATGTTAGTAGGCATACGATCCGCCAAGCAGTAGGACAACTTGTACATGAAGGACTGCTATATAGAGAGCAGGGTGCTGGTACGTTTTGTTCCACTCCACCAGCTCCCCAAAAGGAAGTAAGACAAAATCCGCATCAGGTTGCACAAATGCCTGGTAAAAATATTGGGGTTATTACAACTTATATTTCCGATTACATTTTTCCGTCTATCATTAGAGGAATGGAGTCCTATTTAACTTCGAAAGGATACTCACTCATCATCTCTTCCACTGATAATGATTTGGATAAAGAAAAGCAGTGCCTCGAGGCCATGCTTAGTAGAAATATTGATGGACTTATTATCGAACCGACAAAAAGTAGTGGATATAATCCAAACATTCATTATTACTTAGAACTGGAACAAAAGAATATCCCCTATTTAATGATCAATCAATATTACTCACAATTAAACCCTGCATATATCATGCTTGATGATGAAAAAGGCGGCTTCATCGCCACGACTCATTTAATCAACTTGGGACATGAGAAAATCATTGGAGTTTTTAAAACAGATGATATGCAAGGGGTATATCGGATGAAAGGCTTTATCCGTGCATTCCGCGAAAATAAAGTTCCTTTTTTAAACGATACGATTATTTCTTATACAACAGAAGATCTGGACACAGCATTAGAAGATAAATTAAAGGAGCTTCTTGCTAATCCAGCGGACATTCCAACTGGTATTGTCTGCTATAACGATGCGAGCGCATTAGCCGTTATCACAATATTGCGAGACAATGGGTACAGCGTGCCAAATGATATTTCCGTTGTAGGCTATGATGACTCTACCTTAGCTGAAGCATCGGAAATAAAACTTACATCTGTGATACATCCAAAAGTTCAAATGGGTATGGATGCTGCAAAATGGATTATCGATGCAGTGGAGCAAAACGATCCAACGCAACAAAAGTCAATCATATATGAGCCCGAGCTTGTGATTCGAAATTCCACAAGAAGTTTATTAGCAGAAAAGAAAGCAAACTAA
- a CDS encoding aldose epimerase family protein has translation MYVKKKLFGHIEDTPVYSFTLVNDQGISIQCINYGCIITKIITPDQYDNYENIVLGFDNLDEYISDSPFFGCVVGRVAGRIGGAEFTLNGKTYHLAKNENGNHIHGGVKGFDKVIWDAAIMEKEELVQVQFSYTSPDGEEGYPGNVDMKVTYTLNNENEFTIQYNGVSDETTLLNMTNHSYFNLSGDLKRDVMNHSLTIKSDQFLELNDELLPTGEFVDVEETTFDFRARRMIKTGIESNHPQNQLVGGGYDHPFVLKENNNKEIVLEDLESGRTMTVETDEVGVVVYTSNQLSNEGKVYGVPSRKYLGICLETQGLPDAVHHQQFPSWILEKDKTFSSATKYRFGVQKSR, from the coding sequence TTGTACGTTAAAAAGAAATTGTTTGGGCATATAGAGGATACTCCGGTATACTCATTTACACTTGTGAATGATCAAGGAATTAGCATTCAATGTATTAATTATGGATGTATTATCACAAAAATTATTACTCCAGATCAGTATGATAATTATGAAAATATCGTGCTTGGCTTTGATAATCTGGACGAGTATATTAGTGATTCTCCATTTTTTGGTTGTGTGGTCGGCCGTGTAGCTGGTAGGATTGGTGGAGCGGAATTTACGTTGAACGGTAAAACGTATCATTTGGCGAAAAATGAAAACGGTAACCATATCCACGGTGGCGTAAAGGGATTTGATAAGGTAATTTGGGATGCAGCTATTATGGAAAAGGAAGAATTGGTCCAAGTTCAATTTTCATATACTAGTCCGGATGGAGAAGAAGGCTATCCAGGGAATGTAGATATGAAGGTTACATATACGCTAAATAATGAAAATGAATTTACGATTCAATATAATGGTGTATCAGATGAAACAACGCTGTTAAATATGACAAATCACTCATATTTTAATTTGAGTGGTGATTTAAAGCGAGATGTAATGAATCACTCGTTGACGATAAAAAGTGATCAGTTTCTTGAACTTAATGATGAATTACTTCCAACTGGGGAATTCGTTGATGTAGAAGAAACAACTTTTGACTTTCGAGCGAGAAGAATGATCAAGACCGGTATAGAATCAAATCATCCACAAAATCAACTAGTTGGCGGAGGGTATGATCATCCGTTTGTATTGAAGGAAAATAACAACAAAGAAATAGTATTAGAAGACCTTGAAAGTGGACGAACAATGACTGTTGAGACAGATGAAGTTGGTGTTGTCGTTTATACGAGCAATCAACTAAGTAATGAGGGGAAAGTGTATGGTGTTCCATCGAGAAAATACCTAGGTATATGCCTTGAAACACAAGGTTTACCTGATGCAGTCCACCATCAGCAGTTTCCGTCTTGGATACTTGAAAAAGACAAAACGTTTTCGAGTGCAACGAAGTACCGATTTGGCGTGCAGAAATCGCGTTAG